One Dermacentor andersoni chromosome 6, qqDerAnde1_hic_scaffold, whole genome shotgun sequence genomic window carries:
- the LOC126522120 gene encoding uncharacterized protein, producing the protein MDKPAPVQRPTKAQCFLFNVPVSTPVDAIIDSIEEVVGAGGLQYLQHHGGNKFLAAVRSVAQAAKMAAKGSLLLANKVVPLERMGTPVVYVTVYRLPPCVSDDALIAALAPYGKCRGISDVVFKDRTDISNGSRLVKLEMVKPPPNFIMVTGFRVMLEYKGMKRVCSKCGAEGHFGATCTSARCARCAIFGHATATCNAPCRRCNGEHATVDCVLPRSYAAAVKPVTPAQPRLGENTSEDAAQTQATDQAGK; encoded by the coding sequence ATGGACAAACCAGCGCCTGTTCAGCGTCCAACGAAAGCCCAGTGCTTTCTCTTCAATGTACCGGTTTCGACGCCGGTTGACGCCATCATCGATTCCATCGAAGAAGTTGTAGGTGCCGGAGGGTTGCAGTATCTGCAACATCACGGCGGCAACAAGTTCTTGGCAGCTGTCCGCTCCGTGGCTCAGGCAGCcaagatggcggcaaaaggctccCTGCTGCTCGCCAACAAGGTCGTACCGCTGGAACGCATGGGCACTCCAGTGGTTTATGTGACGGTCTATCGTCTTCCACCCTGTGTCAGTGACGACGCtctgattgctgcacttgcaccGTATGGGAAGTGCCGAGGCATTTCCGACGTTGTTTTCAAGGACAGGACGGACATCAGCAATGGCAGCCGCCTGGTCAAGCTCGAGATGGTAAAACCCCCACCGAATTTCATCATGGTGACTGGCTTTCGGGTAATGCTGGAATACAAAGGAATGAAGAGAGTGTGCTCCAAGTGCGGAGCAGAAGGTCATTTTGGGGCCACCTGCACATCAGCTCGATGCGCCCGATGTGCCATTTTTGGCCATGCGACTGCAACGTGCAACGCGCCATGCAGACGTTGTAATGGCGAGCACGCCACTGTTGACTGTGTATTGCCACGTTCGTATGCTGCTGCAGTGAAACCAGTGACGCCCGCCCAGCCACGACTGGGAGAGAATACATCTGAAGACGCAGCACAGACGCAAGCCACAGATCAAGCAGGAAAATAA